A window from Citrus sinensis cultivar Valencia sweet orange chromosome 5, DVS_A1.0, whole genome shotgun sequence encodes these proteins:
- the LOC102630131 gene encoding beta-galactosidase 5 isoform X2, with protein METSSVSRLLTWLWMALLLGTELIQCSTVTYDRKAILINGQRRILISGSIHYPRSTPEMWEDLIRKAKDGGLDVIDTYVFWNGHEPSPGHYNFEGSYDLVRFIKTVQRVGLYAHLRIGPYVCAEWNFGGFPVWLKYVPGISFRTDNGPFKVAMQGFTQKIVQMMKNEKLFASQGGPIILSQIENEYGPESKSLGAAGHAYVNWAAKMAVGLDTGVPWVMCKEDDAPDPVINSCNGFYCDAFSPNKPYKPTLWTEAWSGWFTEFGGAVHRRPVQDLAFAVARFIQKGGSFFNYYMYHGGTNFGRTAGGPFITTSYDYDAPLDEYGLMRQPKYGHLKQLHEAIKLCEYALVSSDPTVTSLGTYQQAHVFSAGQQKCAAFLSNYNTKSAARVTFNGRHYNLPPWSISILPDCKNDVFNTAKVAVQHTKMQMLPTGSKLLSWETYDEDISSLGESSTLTAIGLLEQINITRDTSDYLWYMTSVEISSSESFLRGGQKPTLTVESAGHAVHVFINGQFLGSAFGTRENRRFTFSGPANLRAGINKIALLSIAVGLPNVGLHYETWETGVRGAVVLHGLDHGNKDLTWQKWSYQVGLKGEAMNLVSPSEATSVDWTRGSLAAQGQQSLKWYKAYFDAPAGNEPLALDLRSMGKGQVWINGQSIGRYWMAYAKGDCKTCSYAGTFRPINCQRRCGHPTQRWYHVPRSWLKPTKNLLVVFEELGGDASRISLVKRSVARVCADAHEHHPTTDNNDIENKGNSNSTGNAKVLLQCAPGQSITSIEFASFGTPSGTCGSFQKGTCHAPNSHAMLEKECIGQESCSIFISSGVFGTDPCPNVLKRLSVQAVCSTADANTQS; from the exons ATGGAAACTAGCTCAGTTTCCAGGCTACTCACATGGCTCTGGATGGCATTGTTACTGGGCACTGAACTGATTCAGTGCAGCACTGTAACATACGATAGGAAGGCCATTCTCATCAATGGCCAAAGGAGAATCCTCATCTCCGGTTCCATTCACTATCCCAGAAGCACCCCTGAG atGTGGGAAGATCTTATAAGGAAGGCTAAAGATGGAGGCTTAGATGTTATTGACACCTATGTTTTTTGGAATGGTCACGAACCTTCTCCTGGCCAT tataATTTCGAGGGGAGTTACGACTTGGTGCGGTTCATTAAGACCGTACAGAGAGTAGGGCTGTATGCACATCTCCGCATTGGACCCTATGTTTGTGCTGAGTGGAATTTCGG AGGATTTCCTGTTTGGTTGAAGTATGTTCCTGGTATTAGCTTTAGAACTGACAATGGACCTTTCAAG GTGGCAATGCAAGGATTTACCCAGAAAATTGTCCAAATGATGAAGAATGAGAAGTTATTTGCCTCACAAGGTGGCCCCATCATCCTCTCTCAG ATTGAGAATGAGTATGGACCTGAGAGTAAGTCGCTTGGAGCTGCTGGTCATGCATACGTAAACTGGGCTGCAAAGATGGCTGTTGGATTGGATACAGGAGTTCCATGGGTGATGTGCAAGGAAGATGATGCCCCAGACCCAGTG ATAAATTCTTGCAATGGCTTTTATTGTGATGCTTTCTCTCCCAATAAACCTTACAAGCCTACTTTGTGGACAGAGGCTTGGAGTGGCTG GTTTACGGAATTTGGTGGAGCTGTTCACAGAAGACCGGTTCAAGATTTGGCATTTGCAGTCGCTCGTTTTATACAAAAGGGCGgctcattttttaattactacaTG TATCACGGAGGGACCAATTTTGGGCGCACTGCTGGGGGCCCTTTCATTACAACCAGTTATGACTACGATGCTCCACTTGATGAATAtg GTTTGATGAGGCAGCCTAAATATGGTCATCTTAAGCAGCTACATGAGGCTATTAAGCTATGCGAATATGCTTTAGTTTCTTCAGATCCAACTGTTACTTCATTGGGAACCTATCAGCAG GCTCATGTATTCTCTGCAGGGCAGCAAAAGTGTGCggcttttctttcaaattacAACACAAAGTCTGCTGCTAGGGTGACATTTAATGGCAGGCATTATAATTTGCCTCCATGGTCCATTAGCATTCTTCCTGATTGCAAGAACGACGTTTTTAACACTGCAAAA GTTGCAGTTCAACATACAAAGATGCAAATGTTACCAACCGGTTCTAAGTTGCTTTCATGGGAAACATATGATGAAGATATTTCTTCTCTGGGTGAAAGTTCAACATTGACAGCCATTGGACTCTTGGAACAGATAAATATCACTAGAGATACTAGTGACTATCTATGGTACATGACCAG TGTTGAAATTAGTTCTTCAGAATCATTTCTGCGAGGTGGCCAAAAACCCACTCTCACCGTGGAATCAGCTGGCCATGCTGTTCATGTCTTCATCAATGGGCAGTTTTTGG GGTCAGCGTTTGGGACAAGGGAGAACAGAAGGTTTACTTTTTCAGGACCAGCCAACCTACGTGCTGGAATAAATAAGATTGCACTCCTCAGCATAGCCGTTGGATTACCT AATGTTGGATTGCATTATGAGACATGGGAAACAGGAGTTCGGGGTGCAGTCGTGCTTCATGGTCTGGACCATGGAAATAAGGACTTAACATGGCAGAAGTGGTCATACCAG GTTGGATTAAAAGGGGAGGCAATGAATTTAGTATCGCCAAGTGAAGCCACATCTGTTGATTGGACACGAGGCTCACTCGCTGCTCAAGGCCAGCAGTCTTTGAAATGGTACAAG GCATATTTTGATGCACCTGCAGGAAATGAGCCTCTGGCTTTGGACTTGCGAAGTATGGGTAAGGGTCAAGTTTGGATCAATGGGCAGAGCATAGGGAGATACTGGATGGCTTATGCAAAAGGTGACTGCAAAACCTGCAGTTATGCTGGGACATTTCGCCCTATAAATTGCCAACGTCGATGTGGCCATCCAACCCAACGATG GTATCATGTTCCAAGGTCCTGgctaaagccaacaaaaaatCTGTTGGTGGTTTTCGAAGAACTTGGTGGTGATGCATCAAGGATATCTCTTGTTAAGAGATCAGTGGCCAGAGTCTGTGCTGATGCACACGAACACCATCCCACCACTGATAATAATGATATAGAAAATAAGGGCAACAGTAATTCTACTGGCAATGCTAAAGTTCTTCTACAGTGTGCGCCAGGTCAATCTATTACAAGTATTGAATTCGCAAGTTTTGGGACTCCTTCTGGAACTTGTGGGAGTTTTCAGAAAGGAACTTGTCATGCTCCCAACTCTCATGCCATGTTAGAGAAG GAATGCATAGGGCAGGAGAGTTGTTCCATTTTCATATCCAGTGGTGTTTTTGGGACAGACCCGTGTCCTAATGTTTTGAAGAGGTTATCAGTCCAAGCTGTATGTTCAACAGCTGATGCTAACACTCAATCCTGA
- the LOC102630131 gene encoding beta-galactosidase 5 isoform X1 — translation METSSVSRLLTWLWMALLLGTELIQCSTVTYDRKAILINGQRRILISGSIHYPRSTPEMWEDLIRKAKDGGLDVIDTYVFWNGHEPSPGHYNFEGSYDLVRFIKTVQRVGLYAHLRIGPYVCAEWNFGGFPVWLKYVPGISFRTDNGPFKVAMQGFTQKIVQMMKNEKLFASQGGPIILSQIENEYGPESKSLGAAGHAYVNWAAKMAVGLDTGVPWVMCKEDDAPDPVINSCNGFYCDAFSPNKPYKPTLWTEAWSGWFTEFGGAVHRRPVQDLAFAVARFIQKGGSFFNYYMYHGGTNFGRTAGGPFITTSYDYDAPLDEYGLMRQPKYGHLKQLHEAIKLCEYALVSSDPTVTSLGTYQQAHVFSAGQQKCAAFLSNYNTKSAARVTFNGRHYNLPPWSISILPDCKNDVFNTAKVAVQHTKMQMLPTGSKLLSWETYDEDISSLGESSTLTAIGLLEQINITRDTSDYLWYMTSVEISSSESFLRGGQKPTLTVESAGHAVHVFINGQFLGSAFGTRENRRFTFSGPANLRAGINKIALLSIAVGLPSMVLLQNVGLHYETWETGVRGAVVLHGLDHGNKDLTWQKWSYQVGLKGEAMNLVSPSEATSVDWTRGSLAAQGQQSLKWYKAYFDAPAGNEPLALDLRSMGKGQVWINGQSIGRYWMAYAKGDCKTCSYAGTFRPINCQRRCGHPTQRWYHVPRSWLKPTKNLLVVFEELGGDASRISLVKRSVARVCADAHEHHPTTDNNDIENKGNSNSTGNAKVLLQCAPGQSITSIEFASFGTPSGTCGSFQKGTCHAPNSHAMLEKECIGQESCSIFISSGVFGTDPCPNVLKRLSVQAVCSTADANTQS, via the exons ATGGAAACTAGCTCAGTTTCCAGGCTACTCACATGGCTCTGGATGGCATTGTTACTGGGCACTGAACTGATTCAGTGCAGCACTGTAACATACGATAGGAAGGCCATTCTCATCAATGGCCAAAGGAGAATCCTCATCTCCGGTTCCATTCACTATCCCAGAAGCACCCCTGAG atGTGGGAAGATCTTATAAGGAAGGCTAAAGATGGAGGCTTAGATGTTATTGACACCTATGTTTTTTGGAATGGTCACGAACCTTCTCCTGGCCAT tataATTTCGAGGGGAGTTACGACTTGGTGCGGTTCATTAAGACCGTACAGAGAGTAGGGCTGTATGCACATCTCCGCATTGGACCCTATGTTTGTGCTGAGTGGAATTTCGG AGGATTTCCTGTTTGGTTGAAGTATGTTCCTGGTATTAGCTTTAGAACTGACAATGGACCTTTCAAG GTGGCAATGCAAGGATTTACCCAGAAAATTGTCCAAATGATGAAGAATGAGAAGTTATTTGCCTCACAAGGTGGCCCCATCATCCTCTCTCAG ATTGAGAATGAGTATGGACCTGAGAGTAAGTCGCTTGGAGCTGCTGGTCATGCATACGTAAACTGGGCTGCAAAGATGGCTGTTGGATTGGATACAGGAGTTCCATGGGTGATGTGCAAGGAAGATGATGCCCCAGACCCAGTG ATAAATTCTTGCAATGGCTTTTATTGTGATGCTTTCTCTCCCAATAAACCTTACAAGCCTACTTTGTGGACAGAGGCTTGGAGTGGCTG GTTTACGGAATTTGGTGGAGCTGTTCACAGAAGACCGGTTCAAGATTTGGCATTTGCAGTCGCTCGTTTTATACAAAAGGGCGgctcattttttaattactacaTG TATCACGGAGGGACCAATTTTGGGCGCACTGCTGGGGGCCCTTTCATTACAACCAGTTATGACTACGATGCTCCACTTGATGAATAtg GTTTGATGAGGCAGCCTAAATATGGTCATCTTAAGCAGCTACATGAGGCTATTAAGCTATGCGAATATGCTTTAGTTTCTTCAGATCCAACTGTTACTTCATTGGGAACCTATCAGCAG GCTCATGTATTCTCTGCAGGGCAGCAAAAGTGTGCggcttttctttcaaattacAACACAAAGTCTGCTGCTAGGGTGACATTTAATGGCAGGCATTATAATTTGCCTCCATGGTCCATTAGCATTCTTCCTGATTGCAAGAACGACGTTTTTAACACTGCAAAA GTTGCAGTTCAACATACAAAGATGCAAATGTTACCAACCGGTTCTAAGTTGCTTTCATGGGAAACATATGATGAAGATATTTCTTCTCTGGGTGAAAGTTCAACATTGACAGCCATTGGACTCTTGGAACAGATAAATATCACTAGAGATACTAGTGACTATCTATGGTACATGACCAG TGTTGAAATTAGTTCTTCAGAATCATTTCTGCGAGGTGGCCAAAAACCCACTCTCACCGTGGAATCAGCTGGCCATGCTGTTCATGTCTTCATCAATGGGCAGTTTTTGG GGTCAGCGTTTGGGACAAGGGAGAACAGAAGGTTTACTTTTTCAGGACCAGCCAACCTACGTGCTGGAATAAATAAGATTGCACTCCTCAGCATAGCCGTTGGATTACCT TCTATGGTATTATTGCAGAATGTTGGATTGCATTATGAGACATGGGAAACAGGAGTTCGGGGTGCAGTCGTGCTTCATGGTCTGGACCATGGAAATAAGGACTTAACATGGCAGAAGTGGTCATACCAG GTTGGATTAAAAGGGGAGGCAATGAATTTAGTATCGCCAAGTGAAGCCACATCTGTTGATTGGACACGAGGCTCACTCGCTGCTCAAGGCCAGCAGTCTTTGAAATGGTACAAG GCATATTTTGATGCACCTGCAGGAAATGAGCCTCTGGCTTTGGACTTGCGAAGTATGGGTAAGGGTCAAGTTTGGATCAATGGGCAGAGCATAGGGAGATACTGGATGGCTTATGCAAAAGGTGACTGCAAAACCTGCAGTTATGCTGGGACATTTCGCCCTATAAATTGCCAACGTCGATGTGGCCATCCAACCCAACGATG GTATCATGTTCCAAGGTCCTGgctaaagccaacaaaaaatCTGTTGGTGGTTTTCGAAGAACTTGGTGGTGATGCATCAAGGATATCTCTTGTTAAGAGATCAGTGGCCAGAGTCTGTGCTGATGCACACGAACACCATCCCACCACTGATAATAATGATATAGAAAATAAGGGCAACAGTAATTCTACTGGCAATGCTAAAGTTCTTCTACAGTGTGCGCCAGGTCAATCTATTACAAGTATTGAATTCGCAAGTTTTGGGACTCCTTCTGGAACTTGTGGGAGTTTTCAGAAAGGAACTTGTCATGCTCCCAACTCTCATGCCATGTTAGAGAAG GAATGCATAGGGCAGGAGAGTTGTTCCATTTTCATATCCAGTGGTGTTTTTGGGACAGACCCGTGTCCTAATGTTTTGAAGAGGTTATCAGTCCAAGCTGTATGTTCAACAGCTGATGCTAACACTCAATCCTGA
- the LOC102630430 gene encoding thioredoxin H1, with the protein MAEEGQVISCHTVESWNEQLQKGIAAKKLIVVDFTASWCPPCKLMSPILSELAKKLPAVIFLKVDVDELKSVAEEWAVEAMPTFVLTKEGKVLERIVGAKKDELQLAVEKHATVENATTANA; encoded by the exons ATGGCCGAGGAGGGACAAGTGATCAGCTGCCACACTGTTGAATCCTGGAACGAGCAGCTCCAAAAGGGCATTGCGGCAAAGAAActg ATAGTGGTGGATTTTACGGCTTCATGGTGCCCGCCATGCAAGTTGATGTCTCCAATTTTGAGTGAATTGGCGAAGAAGCTGCCCGCTGTCATATTCTTGAAGGTGGATGTTGATGAATTGAAG TCTGTCGCTGAGGAATGGGCTGTGGAAGCCATGCCGACCTTTGTACTGACGAAAGAAGGCAAAGTCCTGGAGAGGATTGTGGGAGCGAAGAAAGATGAGCTGCAGCTGGCTGTCGAAAAGCACGCAACTGTTGAGAATGCAACTACTGCTAATGCTTGA
- the LOC102630738 gene encoding uncharacterized protein LOC102630738 produces the protein MALPQLIHHHPPSTSSLPSLNPNTTLNLKSYRLLSKSSSTLFHRRKKPNYLRCSASSFSEKHHTNSPKSDDVVELPLFPLPLVLFPGAILPLQIFEFRYRIMMHTLLQTDLRFGVIYSDAVSGTSEVGCVGEIVKHECLVDDRFFLICKGQERFRVTSVVRTKPYLVAEVAWLEDRPSGEEDLDALANDVETYMKDVIRLSNRLNGKPEKEVVDLRRNLFPTPFSFFVGSTFEGAPREQQALLELEDTAARLKREKETLRNTLNYLTAASAVKDVFPSSS, from the coding sequence atggctctCCCTCAGCTCATTCACCATCACCCCCCTTCTACTTCGTCTTTACCTTCCTTAAACCCTAACACTACCTTAAATCTTAAATCATACAGACTCTTATCTAAATCATCATCCACTCTTTTTCACCGCCGTAAAAAACCTAACTACCTGCGCTGCTCAGCTTCCTCGTTCTCCGAAAAGCACCACACCAATTCCCCTAAATCAGACGACGTCGTCGAGCTCCCGCTTTTCCCGCTCCCCCTCGTCCTCTTCCCCGGTGCCATCCTCCCTCTCCAGATCTTCGAGTTCCGATACCGCATTATGATGCACACCCTCCTCCAAACCGACCTCCGTTTCGGCGTCATCTACTCTGATGCCGTTTCAGGAACCTCCGAAGTCGGCTGCGTCGGCGAAATCGTCAAGCACGAGTGCTTAGTCGACGATCGGTTCTTCCTCATTTGTAAAGGACAGGAGAGATTCCGCGTCACGAGTGTTGTCCGCACGAAGCCTTATCTTGTGGCGGAGGTCGCGTGGCTGGAGGACAGGCCGTCGGGGGAGGAAGATTTAGACGCCTTGGCGAATGACGTGGAGACTTACATGAAGGACGTGATTCGGTTGTCGAATCGGCTGAATGGAAAGCCGGAGAAAGAGGTTGTGGATCTGCGCAGGAATTTATTTCCGACGCCGTTTTCGTTTTTTGTTGGGAGCACTTTTGAAGGTGCGCCCAGAGAGCAACAAGCGTTGCTTGAGTTAGAAGATACGGCGGCGAGGCTGAAGAGGGAGAAGGAAACTTTGAGGAACACCCTTAATTACTTGACTGCTGCATCGGCTGTTAAAGATGTGTTCCCTTCGTCAAGTTAG
- the LOC102631038 gene encoding cysteine proteinase COT44 isoform X2 — MNSLAFFLLSILLLSSLPLNYCSDINELFETWCKQHGKAYSSEQEKQQRLKIFEDNYAFVTQHNNMGNSSFTLSLNAFADLTHQEFKASFLGFSAASIDHDRRRNASVQSPGTLRDVPASIDWRKKGAVTEVKDQASCGACWAFSATGAIEGINKIVTGSLVSLSEQELIDCDRSYNSGCGGGLMDYAYQFVIKNHGIDTEKDYPYRGQAGQCNKQKLNRHIVTIDGYKDVPENNEKQLLQAVVAQPVSVGICGSERAFQLYSSGIFTGPCSTSLDHAVLIVGYDSENGVDYWIIKNSWGRSWGMNGYMHMQRNTGNSLGICGINMLASYPTKTGQNPPPSPPPGPTRCSLLTYCAAGETCCCGSSILGICLSWKCCGFSSAVCCSDHRYCCPSNYPICDSVRHQCLTRFTGNVTAAEAIEMRGSSWKFGSWSSFIDAWFV; from the exons ATGAACTCCCttgctttctttcttctctccaTTCTCCTATTGTCTAGCCTTCCTCTCAATTATTGTTCAGACATCAATGAACTCTTTGAAACTTGGTGCAAGCAGCATGGCAAAGCCTACTCATCAGAGCAAGAAAAGCAACAAAGACTCAAAATCTTCGAAGACAACTACGCTTTTGTTACTCAACACAACAACATGGGCAACTCTTCTTTTACTCTTTCACTCAATGCCTTTGCTGATCTCACTCACCAGGAGTTCAAGGCATCCTTTTTAGGATTCTCTGCTGCTTCTATTGATCATGATCGTAGGAGAAATGCTTCTGTTCAATCGCCCGGTACCCTTCGCGATGTTCCTGCTTCGATAGATTGGAGAAAGAAAGGAGCAGTGACTGAGGTCAAAGATCAAGCGAGCTGCG GTGCTTGTTGGGCATTTTCAGCCACAGGTGCTATTGAAGGAATAAACAAGATTGTTACTGGCTCTCTCGTCAGCCTCTCCGAACAAGAATTGATTGATTGTGATAGATCTTATAATAGTGGCTGTGGGGGTGGACTCATGGACTATGCATATCAGTTTGTCATAAAAAACCATGGAATTGACACTGAAAAAGATTACCCATATCGAGGTCAGGCTGGGCAATGCAATAAGCAAAAG TTGAATAGGCATATTGTAACAATTGATGGTTACAAAGATGTGCCAGAAAATAATGAGAAACAGTTACTTCAAGCTGTAGTAGCTCAGCCTGTGAGTGTCGGCATATGTGGTAGTGAGAGAGCATTTCAGTTGTACTCCTCG GGGATATTCACAGGACCATGTTCAACTTCTTTAGATCATGCTGTATTAATCGTCGGATATGATTCAGAAAATGGAGTAGACTATTGGATTATTAAGAATTCGTGGGGAAGAAGTTGGGGAATGAATGGTTATATGCACATGCAACGTAACACTGGCAATTCACTAGGCATCTGTGGTATCAACATGCTAGCTTCATATCCGACTAAGACCGGCCAAAATCCACCTCCCTCCCCTCCTCCTGGTCCGACAAGATGCAGTCTTCTTACTTATTGTGCAGCAGGAGAAACCTGTTGTTGTGGGAGCAGCATTTTAGGAATATGCTTGTCATGGAAATGTTGTGGGTTCAGTTCCGCTGTGTGTTGTTCGGATCACCGTTATTGCTGCCCCTCAAACTATCCAATTTGTGATTCTGTCAGACACCAGTGCCTTACG CGGTTTACAGGGAATGTTACTGCAGCTGAAGCAATTGAGATGAGAGGCTCATCATGGAAGTTTGGCAGTTGGAGTTCCTTCATTGATGCTTGGTTTGTATAA
- the LOC102631038 gene encoding cysteine proteinase COT44 isoform X1: MNSLAFFLLSILLLSSLPLNYCSDINELFETWCKQHGKAYSSEQEKQQRLKIFEDNYAFVTQHNNMGNSSFTLSLNAFADLTHQEFKASFLGFSAASIDHDRRRNASVQSPGTLRDVPASIDWRKKGAVTEVKDQASCGACWAFSATGAIEGINKIVTGSLVSLSEQELIDCDRSYNSGCGGGLMDYAYQFVIKNHGIDTEKDYPYRGQAGQCNKQKVLHFLTSFVLQLNRHIVTIDGYKDVPENNEKQLLQAVVAQPVSVGICGSERAFQLYSSGIFTGPCSTSLDHAVLIVGYDSENGVDYWIIKNSWGRSWGMNGYMHMQRNTGNSLGICGINMLASYPTKTGQNPPPSPPPGPTRCSLLTYCAAGETCCCGSSILGICLSWKCCGFSSAVCCSDHRYCCPSNYPICDSVRHQCLTRFTGNVTAAEAIEMRGSSWKFGSWSSFIDAWFV; encoded by the exons ATGAACTCCCttgctttctttcttctctccaTTCTCCTATTGTCTAGCCTTCCTCTCAATTATTGTTCAGACATCAATGAACTCTTTGAAACTTGGTGCAAGCAGCATGGCAAAGCCTACTCATCAGAGCAAGAAAAGCAACAAAGACTCAAAATCTTCGAAGACAACTACGCTTTTGTTACTCAACACAACAACATGGGCAACTCTTCTTTTACTCTTTCACTCAATGCCTTTGCTGATCTCACTCACCAGGAGTTCAAGGCATCCTTTTTAGGATTCTCTGCTGCTTCTATTGATCATGATCGTAGGAGAAATGCTTCTGTTCAATCGCCCGGTACCCTTCGCGATGTTCCTGCTTCGATAGATTGGAGAAAGAAAGGAGCAGTGACTGAGGTCAAAGATCAAGCGAGCTGCG GTGCTTGTTGGGCATTTTCAGCCACAGGTGCTATTGAAGGAATAAACAAGATTGTTACTGGCTCTCTCGTCAGCCTCTCCGAACAAGAATTGATTGATTGTGATAGATCTTATAATAGTGGCTGTGGGGGTGGACTCATGGACTATGCATATCAGTTTGTCATAAAAAACCATGGAATTGACACTGAAAAAGATTACCCATATCGAGGTCAGGCTGGGCAATGCAATAAGCAAAAG GTACTTCACTTCCTCACTTCATTTGTGTTGCAGTTGAATAGGCATATTGTAACAATTGATGGTTACAAAGATGTGCCAGAAAATAATGAGAAACAGTTACTTCAAGCTGTAGTAGCTCAGCCTGTGAGTGTCGGCATATGTGGTAGTGAGAGAGCATTTCAGTTGTACTCCTCG GGGATATTCACAGGACCATGTTCAACTTCTTTAGATCATGCTGTATTAATCGTCGGATATGATTCAGAAAATGGAGTAGACTATTGGATTATTAAGAATTCGTGGGGAAGAAGTTGGGGAATGAATGGTTATATGCACATGCAACGTAACACTGGCAATTCACTAGGCATCTGTGGTATCAACATGCTAGCTTCATATCCGACTAAGACCGGCCAAAATCCACCTCCCTCCCCTCCTCCTGGTCCGACAAGATGCAGTCTTCTTACTTATTGTGCAGCAGGAGAAACCTGTTGTTGTGGGAGCAGCATTTTAGGAATATGCTTGTCATGGAAATGTTGTGGGTTCAGTTCCGCTGTGTGTTGTTCGGATCACCGTTATTGCTGCCCCTCAAACTATCCAATTTGTGATTCTGTCAGACACCAGTGCCTTACG CGGTTTACAGGGAATGTTACTGCAGCTGAAGCAATTGAGATGAGAGGCTCATCATGGAAGTTTGGCAGTTGGAGTTCCTTCATTGATGCTTGGTTTGTATAA